Proteins encoded together in one Rossellomorea sp. y25 window:
- the iadA gene encoding beta-aspartyl-peptidase, translating to MFTLIKQTELYTPTYLGKKDVLLSGNRLVKIDDEITITGIEVPVIDGSDTYCVPGLIDRHVHITGGGGEGGFSTSTPEVQLSSLVQNGITTVVGLLGTNDLARNSKSLLAKAKSLKEEGMNAYILTGGYGYPPTTITGEVRDDILFIDEVLGLKLAIEDHRSSYVTTEELKRMAAHVRVASMLAKKPGFVHLHMGDGKGLYESIYQILKETDLPISLFSPTHINRNERLLDASVEFARRGGLIDVTSNINLVKGDKVYTPAKTISYLREHGVDLNQITVSSDANGSLPVFNEEGQLTGLGVAGFEPNLETLKELVLHEGISLEKALLPFTVNPAKGLGLYPDRGQLGENAYADVVLLDKQLTVRDVFINGTAFMRNGQLLRKGTFEHSIGIQSRI from the coding sequence ATGTTTACACTTATAAAACAGACAGAACTATATACACCAACATACCTGGGAAAAAAAGATGTACTATTATCAGGAAATCGACTTGTGAAAATAGACGATGAAATAACAATAACAGGAATCGAAGTTCCAGTAATTGATGGAAGCGATACCTATTGCGTGCCGGGCCTTATTGATCGCCATGTTCATATTACAGGCGGTGGTGGAGAGGGTGGTTTTTCAACAAGTACGCCTGAAGTACAATTGAGTAGCCTTGTTCAGAATGGTATTACGACCGTTGTGGGGCTACTAGGAACAAACGACCTTGCAAGGAATTCGAAAAGTTTGTTAGCTAAAGCAAAATCTTTAAAAGAAGAAGGAATGAATGCATATATTTTAACGGGAGGGTATGGCTATCCTCCAACCACAATCACAGGCGAAGTAAGAGATGATATTTTATTTATTGACGAAGTATTAGGGTTGAAATTAGCCATTGAAGACCACCGATCTTCCTATGTAACAACTGAAGAGTTAAAAAGAATGGCGGCACATGTACGGGTAGCATCGATGCTTGCTAAAAAGCCAGGGTTTGTTCACTTGCATATGGGGGATGGAAAAGGATTGTACGAGTCAATCTATCAGATACTAAAAGAAACCGATTTACCAATTAGTTTGTTTAGTCCGACTCACATTAACCGAAACGAAAGGTTGTTAGATGCCTCTGTTGAGTTTGCCAGGAGAGGAGGATTAATTGATGTTACATCCAATATCAATCTTGTGAAAGGAGATAAAGTGTATACACCTGCAAAAACAATCTCTTACTTGCGTGAGCATGGCGTGGACCTGAACCAGATTACAGTAAGTTCTGACGCAAATGGCAGTCTCCCTGTCTTTAATGAAGAGGGGCAACTAACGGGTCTAGGTGTAGCGGGCTTCGAGCCAAATCTGGAAACGTTAAAAGAACTTGTTCTTCACGAAGGAATATCTTTAGAAAAAGCGCTTTTACCTTTTACAGTTAACCCTGCCAAAGGACTGGGTTTGTATCCGGACAGAGGTCAGCTTGGCGAAAATGCCTATGCTGATGTTGTTCTTCTGGATAAACAATTGACAGTTCGCGATGTATTTATTAATGGAACCGCGTTTATGAGAAATGGTCAGCTACTTCGTAAAGGTACATTTGAACATTCAATAGGTATTCAATCTCGCATCTAG
- a CDS encoding sigma 54-interacting transcriptional regulator, with product MKRYIGNHVQIKGYSIEKGLNQQFDNQVVLITGDIVFQYSSKYVQGAKKVIIARRALSYEKINQVFSLKEQTNVLLVNDTEESCFEAIEQLKSHGFQSLNFFPYYPGINSFKECNVAVTPGEVHLVPNGINHIIDIGNRQVDITTITEIMFEFGILRDSGVLASSEFVRDVIELTRHLWHLNQKLDDSNLLLSTIFDKFPKALLFCDKDGSVTYTNEKMKWIFEGQSLLGTNVLKLLGSEFDLRFAQEHEDTVCVLNDHTYIVSVDPVKKTGDVLCYLMEFENYDTLKKLDKVVRTKVNHKKFVARYSFSHLYSRNHQMMQLVELAQRMAKRDSTILIQGESGTGKELLAQAIHNDSLRYDLPFVAVNFAALSSSILESELFGYEEGAFTGAKKGGKRGLFEEAHRGTIFMDEIGDAPLDLQVKLLRVLQEGVIRRVGGNEQVPIDVRIIAATNLNLEEKVKEGMFREDLYYRLNVLPLDTIPLRKRPEDILPLMQHYLTHLSGEEIYHVHEYMEAEVINFFLSHPWPGNVRELVNIVEYMVNVKSSRKKISLDDLPFYILKEGNLIEKECVNPIFTKEEEVLLIIDETSGIGRRKIVQELLNRGLKIGESKVKRILEQLKEKQLIEVNRGVRGCVITEKGKDELKKFFVT from the coding sequence GTGAAGCGATACATTGGAAATCACGTACAAATTAAAGGCTATTCAATCGAAAAGGGATTAAATCAACAATTTGATAATCAAGTCGTTTTAATTACAGGTGATATTGTCTTTCAGTATAGTTCAAAATACGTTCAAGGTGCTAAAAAAGTGATCATTGCGAGAAGAGCGTTGAGCTATGAGAAAATTAATCAAGTCTTCTCTTTAAAGGAGCAAACAAATGTATTGCTAGTAAATGATACGGAAGAGAGTTGTTTTGAAGCGATTGAACAACTCAAAAGTCACGGCTTTCAATCGTTAAACTTTTTTCCTTACTATCCCGGCATCAATTCCTTCAAAGAATGTAATGTGGCAGTGACACCGGGGGAAGTACACTTAGTTCCAAATGGCATCAATCATATTATTGATATTGGAAATCGGCAAGTAGATATTACAACGATAACAGAGATTATGTTTGAGTTTGGTATACTGCGAGATTCGGGTGTTCTTGCGTCTTCTGAGTTTGTTAGGGATGTTATAGAGTTAACCAGACATTTGTGGCACTTAAATCAAAAGTTGGATGATTCGAATTTGTTACTTTCTACGATTTTTGATAAATTTCCAAAAGCGCTTTTATTTTGTGATAAAGATGGAAGTGTTACCTATACAAATGAAAAAATGAAATGGATTTTTGAAGGGCAGTCATTACTGGGAACTAATGTATTGAAATTACTGGGATCTGAGTTTGATTTACGTTTTGCACAAGAACATGAAGATACGGTATGTGTCTTAAATGATCATACATATATTGTCTCAGTGGATCCAGTGAAGAAAACAGGAGATGTTCTTTGCTATTTAATGGAGTTTGAAAATTACGACACATTGAAGAAGCTAGATAAAGTGGTTCGGACGAAGGTGAATCATAAAAAATTTGTAGCCCGCTATAGCTTTTCACACCTGTATTCACGTAATCATCAAATGATGCAACTGGTGGAGCTTGCTCAAAGGATGGCAAAACGTGACTCGACTATTCTTATCCAAGGTGAGAGTGGGACAGGTAAGGAACTATTGGCACAGGCAATACACAACGATTCGTTGCGTTACGACTTACCATTTGTTGCGGTTAACTTCGCAGCTTTATCTTCTTCTATTCTAGAAAGTGAATTATTCGGCTACGAAGAAGGAGCGTTTACTGGGGCAAAAAAAGGCGGAAAACGGGGCTTGTTTGAAGAAGCGCATCGAGGCACCATTTTTATGGATGAAATTGGCGATGCTCCATTAGATTTACAAGTTAAACTACTCAGAGTGCTGCAAGAAGGAGTAATTCGTCGTGTGGGTGGAAATGAACAAGTGCCAATCGATGTGCGAATCATTGCTGCAACAAACTTAAATTTGGAAGAAAAAGTGAAGGAAGGTATGTTTCGTGAAGATTTATACTATCGACTGAACGTTCTTCCACTAGATACTATACCACTTAGAAAGCGTCCAGAAGATATATTGCCACTTATGCAACATTATTTAACCCATCTTTCAGGGGAAGAGATTTATCACGTGCATGAGTATATGGAGGCTGAGGTGATTAATTTTTTCCTTTCTCATCCATGGCCGGGGAATGTTAGAGAATTAGTAAACATTGTCGAATACATGGTGAATGTGAAGTCATCCCGAAAAAAGATTTCACTGGATGACTTACCCTTCTATATTTTAAAGGAAGGAAATCTAATAGAAAAAGAATGCGTCAATCCAATTTTCACTAAAGAAGAAGAGGTCCTGCTTATCATTGACGAAACATCAGGAATTGGACGACGGAAAATTGTACAAGAGCTTTTAAATAGAGGGCTGAAAATCGGAGAGAGTAAAGTCAAGCGAATACTTGAACAGTTAAAGGAAAAACAATTGATAGAAGTAAATAGAGGAGTACGAGGATGCGTGATAACTGAAAAAGGAAAAGATGAATTAAAAAAGTTTTTCGTAACATAA
- a CDS encoding M20/M25/M40 family metallo-hydrolase, with protein sequence MYELIKDMTMNDQIEAVTRKLIEISSINGTEGEVHVADFIKQVLLTFPYFQKNPSHVWEQPIPNDSAGRKNVFAFVKGYSTSNKTVVYHAHMDTVGIEDFGSLKPYAFHSDELEKYFKQYEFDQDVKKDAQSGDWLFGRGSVDMQSGIAVHLMNILHFSQNPGKLPGNLLFMANPDEESQHKGVIASLTELKRLQVEKQLDYIVAINTDFITPLYDGDTNRYIYTGAAGKLMPSFYIFGRETHVGDTLSGIDPTYISSEINRRINNNIELAENIPGELILPPSCLHQKDEKDVYNVQTAKRSFLYFNYFIYEATAKEVMDKLRTVAGEACREVEANLYYNYQEFIKRTGLPPKYHSWKVEVTSLAEFIEELMLKGIDVDEVMKEALLENEGLDVRQLSFKMVEALQQLDPDKKPRVIIFYAPPYLPHNYLDEENERDWNLARIVKESMETVSRQTGEEFELKQFFPYLADGSFLSIHETDEEIASLVENFPEMSKTFPLPIQEIRDLNIPSINMGVYGKDGHKWTERVYKPYTFNVLPRLIRHTSIAMLVDIEGHTIETG encoded by the coding sequence ATGTATGAACTAATTAAAGATATGACGATGAACGATCAAATTGAAGCAGTTACGCGTAAATTGATCGAAATCAGCAGCATTAATGGAACAGAAGGGGAAGTTCACGTTGCTGATTTTATTAAACAGGTACTCCTTACATTTCCTTATTTTCAAAAGAATCCTTCACATGTGTGGGAACAGCCCATTCCAAATGATTCGGCTGGTAGAAAGAATGTGTTTGCGTTTGTTAAAGGCTATTCTACCTCTAACAAAACCGTTGTGTATCACGCTCATATGGATACAGTGGGAATTGAGGATTTTGGGAGCTTAAAGCCTTATGCATTTCATTCAGATGAGTTAGAAAAATACTTTAAGCAATATGAATTCGATCAAGATGTAAAAAAAGATGCACAATCAGGTGATTGGCTATTTGGCCGGGGGTCGGTCGATATGCAAAGCGGAATTGCTGTTCACTTAATGAACATTCTCCATTTTTCTCAAAATCCAGGCAAGCTTCCTGGCAACCTTTTATTCATGGCAAATCCCGATGAAGAAAGTCAACATAAAGGTGTGATTGCGTCACTTACGGAATTGAAGAGATTACAAGTGGAAAAACAACTGGATTATATTGTAGCCATAAATACAGATTTTATTACACCGCTCTATGACGGCGATACGAATCGGTATATTTATACAGGGGCAGCAGGTAAGTTGATGCCAAGCTTTTATATTTTTGGACGAGAAACGCATGTCGGGGATACGCTGTCGGGAATTGATCCGACGTACATTTCATCAGAAATTAATCGGAGGATAAATAACAACATCGAATTAGCAGAAAATATCCCCGGCGAGTTAATTTTGCCCCCATCTTGTCTTCATCAGAAAGATGAGAAAGACGTTTATAATGTACAAACAGCAAAAAGAAGCTTTTTATACTTTAACTATTTTATTTATGAGGCAACGGCCAAAGAAGTGATGGATAAACTAAGGACGGTTGCAGGAGAAGCATGTCGAGAAGTTGAAGCTAATTTATACTACAACTACCAAGAGTTTATAAAACGAACAGGTTTGCCTCCAAAGTACCATTCCTGGAAAGTGGAAGTGACCAGTTTAGCAGAGTTTATTGAAGAGTTGATGTTAAAAGGAATTGATGTAGACGAGGTGATGAAAGAAGCTCTTTTAGAAAATGAAGGGCTGGATGTAAGGCAACTATCATTTAAAATGGTAGAGGCACTTCAACAGCTAGATCCCGATAAAAAGCCAAGAGTCATTATTTTTTATGCACCTCCATATTTGCCGCACAATTATTTAGATGAGGAAAATGAACGTGATTGGAACTTAGCGAGAATTGTAAAAGAATCTATGGAAACCGTGTCCCGCCAAACAGGTGAGGAATTTGAGTTAAAACAATTCTTTCCATACTTAGCAGACGGAAGTTTCTTATCCATTCATGAAACGGATGAAGAAATTGCATCACTTGTAGAGAACTTTCCAGAAATGAGTAAGACATTCCCATTGCCAATCCAAGAAATAAGGGATTTAAACATTCCTTCCATAAATATGGGAGTATACGGAAAAGACGGACACAAATGGACAGAGCGCGTTTATAAACCATATACGTTTAACGTTCTCCCTCGCCTGATTCGTCACACATCCATTGCAATGTTAGTTGATATTGAAGGGCATACGATTGAGACGGGATGA
- a CDS encoding NRAMP family divalent metal transporter, with protein MATSAIGPGFLTQTTVFTQTLAASFGFVILVSILIDIGAQLNIWRIIAISEKRAQDIANDVLPGLGYFLAILIVLGGLAFNIGNIAGAGLGTNVLFGISPEMGALFSGIVAVGIFLVKEAGRLMDKFAQILGLLMIILTVYVMFTANPPVGEAVTKTFAPDTIDFLAIITLVGGTVGGYITFAGGHRLLEAGITGKQAIPEITKSSVSAIGIASIMRIFLFLAALGIVSQGLQLDPSNPPASVFQLAAGDIGYKMFGIVMWSAAVSSVVGAAYTSVSFIRTFSPLLEKYHKWLIVGFITVSTLVFVLVGKPVAILILVGALNGLILPIALGVMLIAAHKTKIVGDYKHPIWMTIFGALIVVAMSYMGVYSLIKGIPQLFS; from the coding sequence ATGGCCACATCCGCCATCGGACCAGGCTTCCTGACTCAAACAACCGTATTTACTCAAACCTTGGCGGCAAGCTTTGGTTTCGTCATCCTTGTTTCAATTCTCATTGATATTGGTGCCCAGCTTAATATATGGCGCATCATAGCCATTTCTGAAAAAAGGGCTCAGGATATTGCCAACGATGTCTTGCCGGGATTAGGCTACTTTCTTGCCATCCTAATTGTGCTGGGCGGATTGGCCTTTAACATTGGAAATATTGCGGGAGCTGGATTGGGTACGAATGTCCTGTTTGGTATTTCCCCTGAAATGGGCGCATTATTCAGTGGAATTGTCGCTGTAGGAATCTTCCTGGTGAAAGAAGCCGGTAGATTAATGGACAAGTTCGCCCAGATCCTCGGGTTACTCATGATTATCCTTACGGTATACGTGATGTTTACAGCAAATCCTCCTGTAGGAGAAGCCGTTACGAAAACATTCGCCCCAGACACCATTGATTTCCTGGCCATCATTACGCTGGTAGGCGGAACCGTTGGTGGATATATCACATTCGCCGGTGGTCACCGGTTATTAGAAGCCGGAATAACAGGGAAACAGGCAATTCCTGAGATCACGAAAAGCTCAGTATCTGCCATCGGTATCGCGTCCATCATGCGAATCTTCCTTTTCCTTGCTGCTTTAGGGATTGTGTCACAAGGTCTGCAATTGGACCCTTCCAACCCGCCAGCCTCCGTATTCCAACTGGCTGCAGGAGATATAGGTTACAAGATGTTCGGGATCGTCATGTGGTCCGCTGCTGTTTCATCCGTTGTGGGCGCTGCCTATACATCAGTGTCCTTCATTCGGACGTTCAGCCCGCTTCTCGAGAAATATCATAAGTGGCTAATCGTTGGATTCATTACCGTTTCAACACTAGTATTCGTCCTTGTAGGTAAGCCTGTCGCGATTTTAATCCTTGTTGGTGCACTTAACGGATTGATTTTGCCCATAGCATTAGGTGTTATGCTTATCGCCGCTCATAAAACCAAAATCGTCGGTGATTACAAGCACCCGATCTGGATGACCATTTTCGGGGCCCTCATTGTCGTGGCCATGTCTTACATGGGTGTATACTCGTTAATCAAGGGCATTCCTCAATTGTTTAGTTAA
- a CDS encoding biotin-dependent carboxyltransferase family protein has product MINVMKSGLLSTIQDLGRYGYQKYGVIVSGSMDPLAHKISNLLVGNDENEATLEMTLMGPMLEFQETSLISICGGDLSPTIDGKPVPLRRSLLIKAGSVLKFGACKSGCRSYLAIAGGFNVATVMNSKSTYVRAGIGGLNGRSLKEGDNLKAGTLSKESENMIDYLLPYLEDNDFTEIDWSISSEFISAYQQKKIIRVMTGAEYDLFSAESREHFFNEPFKVSAQSDRMGYRLEGPSLHLEKDFDMISEAVAFGTIQVPSNGKPIVLLADRQTTGGYPRIGQIASVDLPLIAQAKPGEELTFTMISHEKAQELYIDRERQLRHLKQGISLKFN; this is encoded by the coding sequence ATGATTAATGTAATGAAATCGGGCCTCCTTTCAACGATTCAGGACCTTGGAAGGTATGGCTATCAAAAATATGGCGTCATCGTGAGTGGAAGTATGGATCCACTTGCCCATAAAATCTCTAACCTGCTGGTAGGGAATGATGAGAACGAGGCCACTCTTGAAATGACACTTATGGGTCCAATGCTTGAGTTCCAGGAAACCTCCCTCATTTCGATTTGTGGAGGAGACTTATCTCCAACCATAGACGGGAAGCCGGTTCCTTTAAGGAGATCACTATTGATCAAAGCTGGAAGCGTTCTTAAATTCGGGGCATGCAAAAGCGGCTGCCGCAGTTACCTTGCGATTGCAGGTGGATTCAATGTAGCAACCGTCATGAACAGCAAATCAACTTACGTAAGAGCCGGGATTGGAGGATTGAATGGTCGTTCCTTAAAAGAAGGTGACAACCTGAAAGCCGGGACGCTTTCGAAGGAATCTGAAAATATGATCGACTATTTACTTCCCTATTTAGAGGACAATGATTTCACGGAAATTGATTGGTCGATTTCTTCTGAATTCATCTCGGCTTATCAACAGAAGAAAATCATTCGAGTGATGACCGGGGCCGAGTACGATTTATTTTCAGCAGAAAGCCGGGAACACTTTTTCAATGAACCCTTTAAAGTGTCTGCTCAATCAGATCGCATGGGCTACCGTCTGGAAGGTCCGTCCCTCCATCTCGAGAAGGATTTTGATATGATTTCAGAAGCGGTTGCCTTTGGAACCATTCAGGTTCCTTCGAATGGGAAGCCTATTGTTCTGTTAGCGGACCGGCAAACGACGGGAGGCTATCCAAGAATCGGTCAAATCGCATCAGTGGATCTTCCACTGATTGCACAGGCAAAGCCTGGAGAAGAGTTGACCTTTACGATGATTTCTCATGAAAAAGCACAGGAACTCTACATAGATCGCGAACGACAACTTAGGCATTTAAAACAAGGAATTTCCTTGAAATTCAACTAA
- the pxpB gene encoding 5-oxoprolinase subunit PxpB, whose translation MNFTLRPLGDHAVVIQLGDSIQQETHEKVKVVTAFFETRKIDWLVEYIPAFTTVTLYYDPIKIIESQKPFQSTLPYTIVCSEIEHMLSQLTISEQSDSRIIDIPVCYGREFGPDLEEVANHNHMSTEEVIAKHSNGDYLVYMIGFAPGFPYIGGMSPDIATPRRESPRLKIPAGSVGIAGKQTGVYPIETPGGWQLIGRTPLKLFKPNNGDSPSLLKAGDRIRFTPISFEEYKALEEEQ comes from the coding sequence TTGAATTTTACGTTACGACCATTGGGCGATCATGCCGTCGTTATACAATTAGGAGATTCAATTCAGCAAGAAACACACGAAAAGGTTAAAGTCGTCACCGCCTTTTTTGAAACCCGGAAAATCGACTGGCTAGTTGAATACATACCCGCATTTACAACCGTCACACTTTATTACGACCCAATCAAAATCATAGAATCTCAAAAACCTTTTCAGAGTACATTACCGTACACAATTGTCTGTTCAGAAATTGAACATATGCTTTCCCAACTTACAATCAGTGAACAATCAGATTCCCGAATCATCGACATTCCCGTCTGCTACGGTAGAGAATTCGGACCGGACCTTGAAGAAGTCGCGAACCACAATCACATGTCTACCGAAGAAGTCATCGCGAAACATTCCAATGGTGACTACCTCGTATACATGATTGGATTCGCCCCGGGATTCCCTTATATCGGAGGCATGTCCCCGGATATTGCGACACCGAGAAGAGAATCCCCCCGCCTCAAGATCCCGGCTGGCTCAGTTGGGATTGCCGGAAAACAAACAGGCGTTTACCCGATTGAAACACCTGGAGGGTGGCAGCTGATTGGCCGAACCCCCTTAAAATTATTCAAACCAAATAACGGCGACTCACCAAGCTTACTAAAAGCAGGTGATCGAATTCGTTTTACCCCCATTTCATTTGAAGAATATAAAGCATTGGAGGAGGAACAATGA
- a CDS encoding MFS transporter, whose amino-acid sequence MDKVKDPLWTRSFIMLMVGNLFVFMSFQMLIPTLPPYIKSIGASGLEIGLVTTLFSIGAVLSRPFIGFMLEYRDRKPLVLIGGISLLLITVIYPLSSVVFIFLLFRFVHGLAWGWSTTVNGTAAVDVVPKSRLGEGMGYYGLSITIGMIIAPSLGIYLFQVTTFTNLIITSSALGVIAIILLGIVHYRTPQVVKETKKEDLKFSYLGSLVEKSSWFPAFITIMVTFGYGSIVTFIVIFGEERGIQHIFLFYLCNAIMASLSRPIAGKWFDERGPKGLVLFCIVITFIGMWVLSYAHSDFLIVVSGILFGVGFGSLIPTLQSWTLSLTPDNRRGVANGMFFSSIDLGIGLSGLVFGVLAQYVETGVLFQISSLFLLIALVVAILEGRKQKKFVHQTSA is encoded by the coding sequence ATGGATAAGGTAAAGGATCCTTTATGGACGAGGTCTTTTATTATGTTAATGGTAGGAAACTTGTTTGTGTTTATGTCATTTCAGATGCTGATTCCGACACTTCCTCCTTATATAAAGTCGATAGGGGCTTCAGGTTTGGAAATTGGATTAGTAACGACGTTATTTTCCATAGGTGCTGTTTTAAGTCGGCCTTTTATTGGATTTATGTTGGAATATAGAGACAGGAAACCTCTCGTTTTAATAGGAGGGATCTCGTTATTATTGATAACGGTTATTTATCCATTGTCCAGTGTGGTCTTCATCTTTCTTTTATTCAGGTTTGTACACGGATTGGCGTGGGGATGGTCTACAACGGTTAATGGGACGGCAGCAGTGGATGTGGTACCGAAATCCCGTCTGGGTGAAGGGATGGGGTATTACGGATTGTCGATTACGATTGGAATGATCATAGCTCCGAGTCTCGGAATTTATTTATTCCAGGTAACGACGTTTACGAATCTGATCATAACTTCCAGTGCTCTGGGTGTCATCGCGATTATTTTGTTAGGAATCGTTCATTACCGAACACCTCAAGTCGTCAAAGAAACGAAAAAGGAAGACCTGAAGTTCTCATATCTTGGCTCTTTAGTTGAAAAATCCAGCTGGTTCCCTGCGTTTATTACAATTATGGTGACCTTTGGATACGGATCGATCGTAACGTTTATCGTCATCTTTGGAGAAGAGCGTGGAATACAGCATATCTTTTTATTCTATTTATGTAATGCGATCATGGCTTCCCTATCAAGACCGATCGCCGGGAAATGGTTCGATGAACGTGGACCTAAAGGTCTTGTGCTCTTTTGTATCGTGATTACCTTTATCGGCATGTGGGTATTATCCTATGCTCATTCAGATTTCCTAATCGTCGTATCAGGTATTTTGTTTGGAGTTGGGTTTGGTTCACTTATTCCAACACTCCAATCCTGGACACTGTCGTTAACCCCGGACAATAGAAGGGGAGTGGCAAATGGTATGTTTTTCTCCTCCATTGATCTTGGGATCGGCTTAAGCGGATTAGTATTCGGAGTGCTGGCTCAATATGTTGAGACGGGTGTCTTATTCCAGATATCAAGCCTATTCTTGCTCATTGCTTTAGTCGTAGCGATACTGGAAGGGCGCAAACAAAAAAAGTTTGTTCACCAGACATCAGCGTAG